A region from the Salidesulfovibrio onnuriiensis genome encodes:
- a CDS encoding potassium transporter Kup, translating into MAEKTTTQALALGALGIVFGDIGTSPLYTLKACFSGFHAVAATPANVTGVLSLVFWALAIVISLKYVSFIMEADNRGEGGIIALFSLLPETLRTERPWVVFAALFGAALLYGDGFITPAISVLSALEGLSVITTKADPYVVPLTCAVLAGLFLVQYHGTHRIGRIFGPVMLLWFASLGLLGILGITRNPDILKAVNPWHAVSFFLNNGLESTIVLGAVVLCVTGGEALYADMGHFGKRPIRLAWYGVAMPALLLNYFGQGALLAGSPEATASPLYALVPPGLLPAMVALSTCATIIASQAVISGVFSITRQAIQLGYLPRMHIRHTSEEAEGQIYCPEINWVMGVICVLLVIGFRTSENLAGAYGIAITTTMVITTALYALYLKSIRGWSTFAAFSLCGFFMIFDASLFTSNLAKLDGGGWIPLAVAGGITALMAAWTRGRRIVGQKLAQYRVPSEDIAALLAKDAIARTPGVAVFLTASPRLTPAILKHSLDLTGSLKKHVILLSFLVEPVPKVSTANRLVVKVLGDNLHRVIARYGYTQHPDARLVISELDTVGVPVNVNDCVFFLGRETLVVPRKHRLWKFLYRIMARNSMSPAQYFNIPPHRTIELGVQVEL; encoded by the coding sequence ATGGCCGAAAAGACAACCACCCAAGCCCTGGCCCTGGGCGCGCTGGGAATCGTGTTCGGGGACATCGGAACCAGCCCGCTGTATACGCTCAAGGCGTGCTTCAGCGGCTTCCACGCAGTGGCGGCCACCCCGGCCAACGTCACGGGCGTGCTTTCCCTGGTCTTCTGGGCCCTGGCCATTGTCATCAGCCTCAAATACGTCTCCTTCATCATGGAGGCCGACAACCGGGGCGAAGGGGGCATTATCGCCCTGTTCTCCCTGCTGCCGGAAACCCTGCGCACCGAACGGCCCTGGGTGGTGTTCGCCGCATTGTTCGGCGCGGCCCTGCTCTACGGGGACGGGTTCATCACCCCGGCAATCTCCGTGCTTTCCGCCCTGGAGGGGCTGTCCGTGATCACCACCAAAGCCGATCCCTATGTGGTGCCGCTCACCTGCGCCGTGCTGGCGGGGCTGTTCCTGGTCCAGTACCACGGCACCCACAGAATCGGCCGCATATTCGGGCCGGTCATGCTGCTCTGGTTCGCCAGCCTCGGCCTGTTGGGAATTCTGGGCATCACCCGGAATCCGGACATCCTCAAGGCCGTCAACCCGTGGCATGCCGTCAGCTTCTTCCTAAATAACGGCCTGGAATCGACCATCGTGCTCGGGGCGGTGGTCCTGTGCGTCACCGGGGGCGAGGCCCTTTACGCGGACATGGGGCATTTCGGAAAACGGCCCATCCGGCTGGCGTGGTACGGCGTGGCAATGCCCGCCCTGCTCCTCAACTACTTCGGCCAGGGGGCCCTGCTGGCAGGCTCTCCCGAGGCCACGGCGTCCCCACTCTATGCACTGGTGCCCCCGGGCCTGCTGCCCGCCATGGTCGCCCTTTCCACCTGCGCCACCATCATCGCCTCCCAGGCCGTCATTTCCGGCGTGTTTTCCATAACCCGGCAGGCCATCCAGCTGGGTTACCTGCCCAGAATGCATATCCGCCACACATCCGAAGAGGCCGAAGGCCAGATATACTGCCCGGAAATCAACTGGGTCATGGGCGTCATCTGCGTGCTGCTGGTCATAGGATTCCGGACCTCGGAAAACCTGGCCGGGGCCTACGGGATCGCCATCACCACCACCATGGTCATCACCACGGCCCTCTACGCCCTGTACCTGAAAAGCATACGCGGCTGGTCCACGTTCGCCGCATTTTCCCTGTGCGGCTTCTTCATGATCTTCGACGCCAGCCTGTTCACGTCCAACCTGGCCAAGCTGGACGGCGGAGGCTGGATCCCCCTGGCCGTGGCGGGCGGCATCACCGCGCTCATGGCCGCCTGGACCAGGGGACGCAGGATCGTCGGCCAGAAGCTGGCCCAATACCGCGTGCCGAGCGAGGACATCGCCGCCCTGCTGGCCAAGGACGCCATCGCCCGGACGCCAGGCGTCGCCGTGTTCCTGACGGCATCCCCCCGGCTGACTCCCGCCATCCTCAAGCATTCCCTGGACCTGACCGGCTCCCTGAAAAAGCACGTCATCCTACTCTCGTTTCTCGTGGAACCGGTGCCGAAGGTGAGCACCGCCAACCGTCTGGTGGTCAAGGTTCTCGGCGACAACCTCCACCGGGTCATCGCCCGCTACGGATACACGCAGCATCCGGACGCGCGCCTGGTGATCTCCGAGCTGGATACGGTCGGCGTTCCGGTCAACGTCAACGACTGCGTCTTCTTCCTCGGCCGGGAAACATTGGTTGTTCCCCGCAAACACCGGCTCTGGAAATTCCTGTACCGGATCATGGCGCGCAACAGCATGAGCCCGGCCCAGTACTTCAATATCCCCCCGCACCGGACCATCGAACTCGGCGTGCAGGTGGAGCTCTGA
- a CDS encoding substrate-binding periplasmic protein codes for MIKYFAIALATFLLMLPGGICNAEEEKVTSVLAVGPSWDKFTNEDGTGLYHEILNKVFGLYGIEVKREYMPSIRAYKLVAGGDADMMTCKAYSVDKPLALARYPMFVNHYHVFFNKDRIGPWHGRKSLNNKFLVWRVSYYLPSEFQDVDIQFRELTSGQQALGMILLGRADFYVDDINFIEDSINKNRIPFDPTRYDIQTVGTRSYHPVFNTSERGREIMKLYDEGVRKLHKTGELKPIFEKWGFEYPDYDSY; via the coding sequence TTGATCAAATATTTCGCCATCGCGCTCGCCACATTCCTGCTCATGCTCCCCGGGGGCATCTGCAATGCGGAGGAAGAGAAGGTGACCAGCGTGCTTGCGGTGGGACCTTCCTGGGACAAGTTCACCAACGAGGACGGCACGGGGCTCTACCATGAAATCCTGAACAAGGTGTTCGGGCTGTACGGCATCGAGGTCAAGCGTGAATACATGCCTTCGATCCGCGCGTACAAGCTCGTGGCCGGCGGCGATGCGGACATGATGACCTGCAAGGCCTATTCGGTGGACAAACCGCTCGCCCTGGCCCGCTACCCCATGTTCGTCAACCACTATCACGTCTTTTTCAACAAGGACCGGATCGGCCCCTGGCATGGCAGGAAAAGCCTGAACAACAAATTCCTGGTTTGGCGGGTCAGCTACTACCTGCCCAGCGAATTCCAGGACGTGGACATACAATTCAGGGAGCTGACCTCGGGCCAACAGGCGCTCGGTATGATCCTCCTGGGCCGGGCCGACTTCTATGTGGACGACATCAATTTCATCGAGGACAGCATCAATAAGAACAGAATCCCCTTCGACCCCACCCGCTACGATATACAGACCGTGGGCACACGAAGCTACCATCCGGTCTTCAACACCTCGGAACGGGGCAGGGAAATAATGAAGCTCTACGACGAGGGAGTGCGTAAACTGCACAAGACGGGAGAACTGAAGCCCATTTTCGAGAAATGGGGCTTCGAATACCCGGATTACGACAGCTACTGA
- the fsa gene encoding fructose-6-phosphate aldolase, with translation MEFFIDTASLDEIREANALGLIDGVTTNPTLMAREGRDWRAIARAICDEVEGPVSLEVVGTTADAMVEEARELMKFGPNVVVKIPMLPEGMKAVRTLSAMGIQTNVTLVFSPNQALLAAKAGATYVSPFVGRIDAIGGNGMDVVSQILTIYGQYGFGTKVLVASVRHSGHVLESALMGADVITIPFGVIKQLAHHPLTDSGLEAFLKDAEKLQ, from the coding sequence ATGGAGTTTTTCATCGACACCGCAAGCCTTGACGAAATTCGCGAAGCCAACGCTCTGGGGCTCATCGACGGCGTGACCACCAACCCGACCCTCATGGCCCGGGAAGGGCGGGATTGGCGCGCCATTGCCCGGGCCATCTGCGACGAGGTCGAAGGCCCGGTGAGCCTGGAGGTGGTGGGCACCACCGCCGACGCCATGGTTGAGGAGGCTCGGGAGCTGATGAAGTTCGGCCCTAATGTGGTCGTCAAGATCCCCATGCTCCCCGAGGGCATGAAGGCGGTGCGCACCCTTTCGGCCATGGGTATCCAGACCAACGTGACCCTGGTGTTTTCTCCCAACCAGGCCCTGCTGGCCGCCAAGGCCGGGGCCACCTATGTCAGTCCGTTCGTGGGCCGTATCGATGCCATCGGCGGCAACGGCATGGACGTGGTTTCCCAGATCCTGACCATCTACGGACAATACGGTTTCGGCACCAAGGTGCTGGTGGCCAGCGTGCGTCATTCCGGGCATGTGCTGGAGTCCGCGCTCATGGGGGCGGACGTCATCACCATTCCGTTCGGCGTCATCAAGCAGCTCGCGCATCATCCGCTTACGGATTCCGGGCTCGAGGCCTTTCTCAAGGATGCCGAAAAACTTCAGTGA
- a CDS encoding CheR family methyltransferase, which produces MSSLFSKTISLGKELKISDSEFRDLRDFIYAQCGIYIADNRKYLLENRLANRLKKLSLKDFGEYYYYLQYDSGKGQELSKLFEVITTNETSFYRNPPQLKVFQENILADVIQEQRKKGLKSLRIWSAGCSTGEEPYTLAMILSEVLKGEIASWDIKITANDLSARVLDSARKGVYSDYSLRTTPKEIVQKYFDEDGKNFRIKSELKRMVSFGQINLKDKSHLKRVERSDIVFCRNVIIYFDDDMKKQVISAFYDNLHPGGYLIIGHSESLHNISRTFKPIHYPGAIIYQKEA; this is translated from the coding sequence ATGTCGTCCCTCTTTTCCAAGACAATCTCTCTGGGAAAGGAACTTAAGATTTCCGATTCCGAGTTTCGCGATCTGAGAGATTTCATCTATGCCCAGTGCGGCATTTACATAGCGGACAACCGCAAATATCTTTTGGAAAATCGGCTGGCCAACAGGCTCAAGAAGCTGAGCCTGAAGGACTTTGGTGAATACTACTATTATCTTCAATACGACAGCGGCAAGGGCCAGGAACTGAGCAAGCTTTTCGAGGTCATCACCACCAACGAAACCAGTTTCTACCGCAACCCGCCGCAGCTCAAGGTGTTTCAGGAGAACATCCTTGCGGACGTTATCCAGGAGCAGCGCAAGAAGGGCCTGAAGTCCTTGCGGATCTGGTCTGCAGGGTGCTCCACGGGCGAAGAACCGTATACCCTGGCCATGATTCTTAGCGAGGTGCTCAAGGGCGAGATCGCTTCCTGGGATATCAAGATCACAGCCAACGATCTTTCGGCCCGGGTTTTGGATTCCGCGCGCAAAGGCGTGTATTCCGATTACAGCCTGCGCACGACGCCCAAGGAGATCGTGCAGAAGTATTTTGATGAGGACGGCAAGAATTTCAGGATCAAGTCCGAACTCAAGCGCATGGTGTCCTTCGGGCAGATAAACCTCAAGGACAAGTCCCATCTCAAGCGCGTGGAGCGGTCCGATATTGTTTTTTGCCGTAATGTGATCATTTATTTTGACGATGATATGAAGAAGCAGGTCATCAGTGCGTTCTATGATAATTTGCATCCTGGCGGATATTTGATTATCGGGCATTCCGAGTCGCTTCACAATATCAGCCGGACGTTCAAGCCGATCCATTATCCCGGGGCGATTATTTACCAGAAAGAGGCGTAA
- a CDS encoding amino acid ABC transporter ATP-binding protein, with translation MISFKNVNKWFGDLHVLKNVSLDIQKGEVVVVCGPSGSGKSTMIRCINRLEPIQQGNILVDGMDVSDPKTNMTLLRAEVGFVFQSFNLYPHMTVLDNITLAPIMVRHMPRGEAEAIAMKLLHKVNIPDKANSFPTQLSGGQQQRVAIARGLAMQPKIMLFDEPTSALDPEMINEVLDVMKSLAREGMTMICVTHEMGFAREVADRVIFMDGGQLIEQNTPEEFFHNPQSDRTKDFLSKILSH, from the coding sequence GTGATATCTTTCAAAAATGTAAATAAATGGTTCGGGGATCTGCACGTCCTCAAAAACGTATCTTTGGACATCCAGAAAGGGGAAGTGGTCGTGGTCTGCGGCCCCTCGGGATCGGGCAAAAGCACCATGATCCGCTGCATCAACCGGCTGGAGCCCATCCAGCAGGGCAACATCCTCGTGGACGGCATGGACGTCAGCGATCCCAAGACCAACATGACCCTGCTGCGCGCGGAAGTGGGATTCGTCTTCCAATCCTTCAACCTTTACCCGCACATGACCGTGCTGGACAACATCACCCTGGCGCCCATCATGGTGCGCCACATGCCCCGCGGCGAGGCCGAGGCCATCGCCATGAAACTGCTGCACAAGGTCAACATCCCGGACAAGGCCAACTCGTTCCCGACACAGCTCTCCGGAGGCCAGCAGCAGCGCGTGGCCATTGCCCGCGGCCTGGCCATGCAGCCCAAGATCATGCTCTTCGACGAGCCCACGTCCGCCCTGGACCCGGAAATGATCAACGAGGTGCTGGACGTCATGAAATCCCTGGCCCGCGAGGGCATGACCATGATCTGCGTCACCCACGAGATGGGCTTTGCCCGCGAGGTGGCGGACAGGGTCATCTTCATGGATGGCGGCCAGCTCATCGAGCAGAACACGCCCGAGGAATTCTTCCACAATCCGCAGAGCGACCGGACCAAGGACTTCCTCAGCAAGATTCTTTCACACTAG
- a CDS encoding ABC transporter substrate-binding protein, with product MRHFKLLALVAALLLVTTSLVFAGPTYDRVMQNKVVRAGISNQGIPFGFIDDNNEWTGFDMDMAKEIAKRLGCKLEPTVVSNETRISFLQTDPPKVDMVLSNMTHKRVRDEKIDFSITYFFDGQKFLAKKGAVKDIKDLAKMKVGSMQGTTSIINATEYLKGLGNPNPQVIGYDGEVAMFEALRSGRVQAISTDSTILLGYAAKVPGQFELVGEFISDEPYGIGLPQDDSAWRDAVNFTLQDIWKDGTYEKIYNKWFGPESKYPFPLTSKIEMWP from the coding sequence ATGCGTCATTTCAAGCTTCTGGCTCTCGTTGCGGCACTGCTGCTCGTGACCACTTCCCTGGTGTTTGCTGGCCCCACCTACGACCGCGTCATGCAGAACAAGGTCGTACGCGCCGGCATCTCCAACCAGGGCATCCCCTTCGGTTTCATCGACGACAACAACGAATGGACCGGCTTCGACATGGACATGGCCAAGGAAATCGCCAAGCGCCTGGGCTGCAAACTCGAACCCACCGTCGTGAGCAACGAAACCCGTATTTCCTTCCTGCAGACCGATCCGCCGAAGGTCGACATGGTGCTTTCCAACATGACCCACAAGCGAGTGCGTGACGAGAAGATCGACTTCTCCATCACCTACTTCTTCGACGGCCAGAAGTTCCTGGCCAAAAAAGGCGCCGTGAAGGACATCAAGGACCTGGCCAAGATGAAGGTCGGCTCCATGCAGGGAACCACCTCCATCATCAACGCCACCGAATACCTGAAGGGCCTGGGCAACCCCAACCCGCAGGTCATCGGCTACGACGGTGAAGTGGCCATGTTCGAAGCCCTGCGCTCCGGCCGCGTCCAGGCCATCTCCACCGACTCCACCATCCTGCTCGGCTACGCCGCCAAGGTTCCCGGCCAGTTCGAACTGGTGGGCGAGTTCATCTCCGACGAACCCTACGGCATCGGCCTGCCCCAGGACGACTCCGCATGGCGCGACGCAGTCAACTTCACCCTGCAGGACATCTGGAAGGACGGCACTTACGAAAAGATCTACAACAAATGGTTCGGACCCGAGTCCAAGTACCCCTTCCCGCTGACCTCCAAGATCGAAATGTGGCCCTAG
- a CDS encoding protein-glutamate methylesterase/protein-glutamine glutaminase, whose amino-acid sequence MIKVVVVDDSAFMRKAISTMLDKDPEISVVASARNGQEGLELIRKHDPDVVTMDIEMPVMDGLTALRQVMMEMPRPVLMVSSLTTEGAEATLKAMELGAVDFIPKQLSKVSLDIVKIEQDLIDRVKTVARRKMRHVPPRAVVARPSAAPAAAPSVRPSGSIKRDVVAIGVSTGGPPAVQKVLSALPADFPAAIVIAQHMPAAFTGPFAKRLDNVSAITVKEAEPGDVLKPGHAFVAPGGKHIVLDQKVSRVDVVVTENPKEALYKPSANVLISSVAQAVGRRGLGVILTGMGNDGMEGIRALKEKGGRALAQSDATCVVYGMPKAIVDAELSDEIIDIDNMADAIMANLYK is encoded by the coding sequence GTGATTAAAGTTGTTGTCGTGGATGATTCGGCTTTCATGCGCAAGGCCATCAGCACGATGTTGGACAAAGATCCAGAAATATCCGTTGTGGCTTCCGCCAGAAATGGACAAGAGGGGCTTGAGCTCATTCGCAAGCATGACCCCGATGTGGTGACCATGGACATCGAGATGCCCGTCATGGACGGGCTGACAGCCCTGCGGCAGGTCATGATGGAAATGCCGCGTCCCGTGCTCATGGTCAGCTCCCTGACCACCGAAGGCGCCGAGGCCACCCTCAAGGCCATGGAACTCGGAGCCGTGGATTTTATTCCCAAGCAATTGTCCAAGGTTTCTTTGGATATCGTCAAGATCGAGCAGGACCTGATCGACAGGGTTAAGACCGTGGCCCGCCGCAAGATGCGTCATGTGCCGCCGCGCGCTGTGGTCGCCCGTCCCTCCGCAGCTCCCGCAGCGGCCCCATCCGTCAGGCCGTCCGGGTCGATCAAGCGGGATGTCGTCGCCATCGGCGTTTCCACGGGCGGGCCTCCGGCGGTGCAGAAGGTTCTTTCCGCATTGCCTGCGGATTTCCCGGCCGCCATCGTCATTGCCCAGCACATGCCCGCGGCCTTTACCGGCCCCTTTGCCAAGCGCCTGGACAACGTGAGCGCCATAACGGTCAAGGAAGCCGAGCCCGGCGACGTGCTCAAGCCCGGCCATGCCTTTGTGGCGCCCGGCGGCAAGCACATCGTGCTGGACCAGAAGGTCAGCCGCGTGGACGTGGTGGTTACCGAGAATCCCAAGGAGGCACTGTACAAGCCCTCCGCCAACGTGCTCATCAGTTCCGTGGCCCAGGCCGTGGGACGCCGGGGACTGGGCGTGATCCTGACCGGCATGGGCAACGACGGCATGGAAGGGATCCGCGCCCTCAAGGAAAAGGGCGGCCGCGCCCTGGCCCAGAGCGACGCCACCTGCGTGGTTTACGGAATGCCCAAGGCCATTGTCGATGCCGAGTTGTCCGATGAGATAATCGATATAGACAACATGGCCGATGCTATAATGGCTAATTTGTACAAGTAA
- a CDS encoding HEAT repeat domain-containing protein translates to MSDCKEYLLLLESDDTEVVREGAFKAGENDCLEAVPKLAELLTINHLGIQEAAESSLRKIGGKETVAAVMPLLRSDEAPVRNLSMDILREIGHQDVGALIDLLHDEDPDMRIFASDILGSSGNPLAVDALCDALLKDPEVNVRYQAAVSLGDLGMPEAAGCLNKAMQDEEWVQYSVIEALTKIKHSSSVDALVKALDRASDLVASMIIDALGEMGNVKAVTMLLRRMEASPTALRNKIAKAVVNILGGKSLTLLTKDERENFRQYLLVALKDEDEDIQDAAIRGLAYVGGEHASAGILDIAAGLDQDNDQERLSDIIANLARIGLTEALKNGIAHEDQDHARVAVQALSLIAADDDGRPEVCKVLMDSFWDLALPVQRQVVGVLADTATDKASDFFVDVLKRHEDGTVLKGAVRFLGVKMRNADVADMIYPLLDHQYDDVKESALEALIAIDGPEVRERFVEMASSEEPLHRLMAIFGLGKIGEMSNLDQLKVALEDEVPDIRKVAVEAVAELYRDGGDWSAHVLPKLSDENKDVRLTVVEILGNRYQDSFLPHLLHALEDEDDWVRIRAIDAVGQHGSEDAVPPLLELLESSNQFVVMKVVEALGNIGGTKAFRSLLEISDSDEYDLVRAAEDAIAKIQESQEK, encoded by the coding sequence ATGAGCGATTGCAAGGAATACCTGCTGCTGCTGGAGAGTGATGACACCGAGGTTGTGCGCGAGGGCGCGTTCAAGGCGGGCGAAAACGACTGCCTTGAAGCGGTTCCCAAGCTTGCTGAATTATTGACTATAAACCACCTCGGCATCCAGGAGGCCGCAGAGAGCTCCCTGCGCAAGATCGGCGGCAAGGAGACTGTTGCCGCGGTCATGCCGCTGCTGCGTTCCGACGAAGCGCCGGTGCGCAACCTGTCCATGGATATACTGCGCGAGATCGGGCATCAGGATGTGGGGGCGCTTATCGACCTGCTGCATGACGAGGACCCCGACATGCGCATTTTCGCTTCCGATATCCTGGGGTCGTCCGGAAACCCCCTGGCCGTGGACGCCCTGTGCGACGCGCTGCTCAAGGACCCCGAAGTCAATGTCCGCTACCAGGCGGCCGTGAGCCTCGGCGACCTGGGTATGCCGGAGGCCGCAGGGTGCCTGAACAAGGCCATGCAGGACGAGGAGTGGGTTCAGTACTCGGTCATCGAGGCCCTGACCAAGATCAAGCACTCCAGTTCGGTGGACGCCCTGGTCAAGGCCCTGGACCGCGCCTCGGACCTGGTTGCCTCCATGATCATCGACGCCCTGGGGGAAATGGGCAACGTCAAGGCCGTGACCATGCTGCTGCGGCGCATGGAGGCCTCTCCCACGGCGCTGCGCAACAAAATTGCCAAGGCCGTGGTCAATATTCTGGGCGGCAAGTCCCTGACCCTGCTGACCAAGGACGAGCGGGAAAATTTCCGGCAGTATTTGCTGGTGGCTCTAAAGGACGAGGACGAGGACATCCAGGACGCGGCCATCAGGGGCCTTGCCTATGTGGGGGGCGAGCATGCCTCTGCGGGCATTCTGGATATCGCCGCCGGCCTGGATCAGGACAACGACCAGGAACGGCTTTCCGACATCATCGCCAACCTCGCCCGAATCGGGCTTACCGAAGCCCTGAAGAACGGCATTGCCCATGAAGACCAGGATCATGCCCGTGTCGCGGTTCAGGCCCTATCCCTGATCGCCGCCGATGACGACGGCAGGCCCGAGGTCTGCAAGGTGCTCATGGACAGCTTCTGGGACCTGGCCCTGCCGGTTCAGCGTCAGGTGGTGGGCGTGCTTGCGGATACGGCCACGGATAAGGCCAGCGACTTTTTCGTCGATGTGCTCAAGCGGCATGAGGACGGCACCGTGCTCAAGGGGGCGGTGCGGTTCCTGGGCGTGAAGATGCGCAACGCGGATGTGGCGGACATGATTTATCCGCTGCTGGACCACCAGTACGACGACGTCAAGGAGTCCGCACTGGAGGCGCTCATTGCCATAGACGGCCCGGAAGTGCGCGAGCGTTTTGTGGAGATGGCCTCCAGCGAGGAACCGCTCCACCGGCTCATGGCGATTTTCGGCCTGGGCAAGATCGGCGAGATGTCCAACCTCGACCAGCTCAAGGTTGCGCTGGAGGATGAGGTCCCGGACATCCGCAAGGTGGCCGTGGAGGCCGTTGCCGAACTCTACAGGGACGGAGGGGACTGGAGCGCCCATGTGCTTCCCAAGCTTTCGGACGAGAACAAGGATGTGCGCCTGACCGTGGTGGAGATACTCGGCAACCGGTATCAGGACAGTTTCCTGCCGCATCTGCTGCATGCCCTGGAGGACGAGGACGATTGGGTCCGAATCCGCGCCATTGACGCCGTGGGGCAGCATGGTTCGGAGGATGCGGTTCCGCCATTGCTGGAATTGCTGGAGAGCTCCAACCAGTTCGTGGTCATGAAGGTTGTCGAGGCCCTTGGCAACATCGGGGGCACAAAGGCCTTCCGTTCCTTGCTCGAAATATCGGACAGCGATGAATACGATTTGGTGCGCGCTGCAGAGGACGCCATAGCGAAAATCCAGGAATCACAGGAGAAGTAG
- a CDS encoding L-serine ammonia-lyase produces the protein MSFITTSLFELFKIGPGPSSSHTIGPMKAGYCFMEEVRKLDTALLEQADIIEIHLFGSLSATGEGHGTRRAVISGLLGHQPETCHPDVLDGLDHDPEQVYPLDIGPKSIDFKGNEVVFDAVEHDYPYSNTMVFRLQKGEKILFEQEYYSIGGGFLRWKGWEEPQIGEPKYKYKNMAELKKHLVMHEIRLHDLILENEMAITGLSENEIYERLDNIIMVMERAVEQGIQTEGILPGPIGLHRKAPTLYAKAKRGHFQGPGFLKAINAYAMGASEENAAGHCIVTAPTAGAAGVIPALLFMLKRHMGALTDEIRQGLMAAAAIGFLAKNNASISGAEVGCQGEVGVASAMGAAMMAYARGYRFQVTENSAEIALEHHLGLTCDPVGGYVQIPCIERNAMGAVKAYNAYLIASSVEAAYHMVDLDKVIKAMAETGRDMSRKYKETSLGGLAVSVIEC, from the coding sequence ATGTCCTTTATCACGACTTCCCTGTTCGAGCTATTCAAAATCGGCCCGGGTCCTTCCAGCTCCCACACCATAGGCCCCATGAAGGCGGGCTACTGCTTCATGGAAGAGGTGCGGAAACTGGACACGGCCCTCCTGGAACAGGCCGACATCATCGAAATACACCTGTTCGGCTCCCTGAGCGCCACAGGGGAAGGACACGGCACGCGGCGCGCGGTCATTTCCGGGTTGCTGGGGCACCAGCCCGAGACCTGCCACCCGGACGTGCTCGACGGGCTGGACCACGACCCCGAACAGGTCTACCCGCTGGACATCGGCCCCAAGTCCATCGACTTCAAGGGTAACGAGGTCGTCTTCGATGCGGTGGAACACGACTACCCATACAGCAACACCATGGTCTTCCGGCTCCAAAAGGGCGAAAAGATCCTTTTCGAACAGGAATACTACTCCATCGGAGGAGGCTTCCTGCGCTGGAAAGGCTGGGAGGAGCCCCAGATCGGCGAACCGAAATACAAGTACAAGAACATGGCCGAGCTCAAGAAGCATCTGGTCATGCACGAGATCAGGCTGCACGATCTCATCCTGGAAAACGAGATGGCCATCACCGGGCTCTCGGAAAACGAAATCTACGAACGCCTGGACAACATCATCATGGTCATGGAGCGCGCCGTGGAACAGGGCATCCAGACCGAAGGAATACTACCCGGCCCCATAGGCCTGCACCGCAAGGCCCCCACCCTTTACGCCAAGGCCAAGAGAGGCCACTTCCAGGGACCGGGGTTCCTCAAGGCCATCAACGCATACGCCATGGGCGCATCCGAGGAGAACGCCGCCGGGCACTGCATCGTCACCGCCCCCACGGCCGGGGCCGCAGGGGTCATCCCGGCCCTGCTCTTCATGCTCAAGCGCCACATGGGCGCGCTCACCGACGAAATCCGCCAGGGGCTCATGGCCGCCGCCGCGATCGGCTTCCTGGCCAAGAACAACGCCAGCATCTCGGGCGCGGAAGTGGGCTGCCAGGGCGAGGTGGGCGTGGCCTCGGCCATGGGCGCGGCCATGATGGCCTATGCGCGCGGCTACCGCTTCCAGGTCACGGAAAACTCCGCCGAGATCGCCCTGGAGCACCACCTGGGCCTGACATGCGACCCCGTGGGCGGCTATGTGCAGATCCCCTGCATCGAGCGAAACGCAATGGGCGCGGTCAAGGCGTACAACGCCTACCTCATCGCCAGTTCCGTGGAAGCCGCCTACCACATGGTGGACCTGGACAAGGTCATCAAGGCCATGGCCGAAACCGGGCGGGACATGTCCCGGAAATACAAGGAAACCTCCCTGGGAGGACTGGCGGTCAGCGTCATAGAATGTTGA